One Gossypium hirsutum isolate 1008001.06 chromosome A11, Gossypium_hirsutum_v2.1, whole genome shotgun sequence genomic window carries:
- the LOC107957657 gene encoding uncharacterized mitochondrial protein AtMg00860-like: MPFGLTNVPVVLMDLMNRVFQSYLDQFIAIFINDILMYSKTKTEHDEHLIVVSQILREKKLYTKLRKCEFWLREVMFLRFVSAEGICLDPKRIEAVLEWKQPRNVSKVRSFHGLSGYYRRFVEGLSLIAVSLTKLLRKNMPFVWTDDQ, from the coding sequence atgccatttggtttgacaaatgTTCCAGTTGTATTAATGGATCTCATGAATAGGGTGTTTCAGTCGTATCTGGATCAATTCATTGCGATATTTATCAACGATATTCTGATGTACTCTAAGACCAAGActgaacatgatgagcatcttataGTGGTTTCACAGATTCTTCGAGAGAAGAAGCTCTACACTAAGTTGagaaaatgtgagttctggttgagggaaGTTATGTTTCTAAGGTTTGTATCTGCCGAGGGTATCTGTTTGGACCCTAAAAGGATTGAGGCTGTTCTTGAGTGGAAACAACCTAGGAATGTTTCTAAGGTTCGGAGCTTTCACGGTTTGTCAGGgtattatcggaggtttgtagAGGGGCTTTCGTTGATCGCAGTTTCCTTGACTAAACTATTGCGTAAGAACATGCCCTTTGTGTGGACTGATGATCAATAA